One genomic segment of Pseudomonadota bacterium includes these proteins:
- a CDS encoding metalloregulator ArsR/SmtB family transcription factor: MKEHRALDMLAALSQETRLRIVRYLVKRGESGASAGEIGKKVKASSSRASFHLAALEHAGVISSERQSRKIIYRANLKKLGDMISFLLNDCCDNHPDIRACCVSNEDCC; this comes from the coding sequence ATGAAAGAGCATCGAGCACTCGACATGCTCGCCGCGTTGTCCCAGGAGACGCGCCTACGGATCGTGCGGTATCTCGTCAAACGTGGCGAAAGCGGTGCGTCGGCCGGCGAGATCGGCAAGAAGGTCAAGGCCTCTTCCTCGCGCGCATCGTTTCATCTGGCGGCGCTGGAGCATGCGGGCGTGATTTCGTCTGAGCGCCAGTCGCGCAAGATCATCTACCGGGCGAACCTCAAGAAACTCGGCGATATGATCTCGTTCCTGCTGAACGACTGTTGCGACAACCACCCGGACATACGGGCATGCTGTGTCAGCAACGAGGACTGCTGCTGA
- a CDS encoding sulfite exporter TauE/SafE family protein, translating into MTALFTSELLWAIPVVLVAGLMRGFSGFGGVMIMAPGLGAIYGPAVAVPVCLMLDLIVSIPFAPAASRTAHWRSILVLAGVAALAVPFGAMVLLMTDADILRWTISIAVLVFVTIAAFGWHYEGPPSRIAMIIAGAASGLFTGASGMAGPPIVFYFLSVFRDARIVRASLIMYFVLIEIIALAILGVSGAISWSMLELGLILAPVILLSAWAGARMFPHVSHDNYRLVALAVIAVIAVGSLAI; encoded by the coding sequence ATGACGGCACTCTTCACCAGCGAACTCTTGTGGGCGATCCCCGTCGTGCTCGTTGCCGGATTGATGCGCGGCTTTTCAGGGTTCGGCGGCGTCATGATCATGGCGCCGGGGCTGGGTGCGATCTACGGCCCGGCAGTGGCGGTGCCGGTGTGTTTGATGTTGGACCTCATCGTTTCCATTCCGTTTGCGCCAGCGGCCTCGCGCACCGCCCATTGGCGCTCGATCCTGGTGCTCGCGGGCGTGGCGGCGCTGGCGGTACCGTTCGGCGCCATGGTCCTGTTGATGACCGACGCCGACATCCTGCGCTGGACGATCTCCATCGCCGTTCTCGTCTTTGTCACCATCGCTGCCTTCGGCTGGCATTACGAAGGCCCGCCCAGCCGCATCGCCATGATCATCGCGGGCGCGGCAAGCGGATTGTTTACCGGCGCCTCGGGCATGGCCGGCCCACCGATCGTGTTCTATTTCCTCTCGGTGTTCCGCGACGCGCGGATCGTACGCGCCAGCTTGATCATGTATTTCGTGCTGATCGAAATCATCGCGCTGGCGATCCTTGGCGTCTCCGGCGCGATCTCCTGGAGCATGCTGGAGCTCGGACTCATACTGGCACCCGTCATTCTGCTAAGCGCCTGGGCTGGCGCCAGGATGTTTCCTCATGTCAGCCACGACAACTACCGCCTGGTTGCCCTGGCGGTCATCGCGGTCATCGCGGTAGGCAGTCTCGCCATTTGA
- a CDS encoding GFA family protein, giving the protein MITGSCLCGAVRWQIDGALNDMSHCHCSMCRKAHGAPFATYASGASDEFRWTSGEEMLTHYESSPGFIRSFCRRCGSVVPDPADGGQVFVPVGNVDDDPGIRPTSHIFVETKAPWHVIADALDRHDAHANLSDGPNIERPAQERETGGVLHGSCLCGDIAYEVTEPITTVHNCHCTRCQKGRAAAHTTNGFTSADGVTFVRGEDKLVTYKLPEAKSFAQTFCSRCGSAMPRVNKEAGYAAIPFGSLDDDPGRGADDHIYTSSKAVWYDIEDDLPQYVALPD; this is encoded by the coding sequence ATGATCACAGGAAGCTGTCTGTGCGGCGCCGTGCGCTGGCAGATCGACGGCGCGCTCAACGACATGTCCCACTGCCATTGCTCCATGTGCCGCAAGGCCCATGGCGCGCCCTTCGCCACCTATGCCAGTGGGGCGAGCGACGAGTTTCGGTGGACGTCCGGCGAGGAAATGCTGACACACTACGAGTCGTCGCCTGGCTTCATCAGGTCGTTTTGCAGACGCTGTGGGTCCGTGGTGCCCGATCCAGCCGATGGCGGGCAGGTCTTCGTTCCCGTAGGTAACGTGGACGACGACCCCGGCATTCGTCCGACATCGCATATCTTCGTCGAAACCAAAGCGCCATGGCATGTCATTGCCGATGCGCTCGATCGTCATGACGCCCACGCCAATCTCAGCGACGGCCCCAACATTGAACGCCCGGCCCAGGAACGCGAAACAGGCGGTGTCCTGCATGGCAGCTGTCTGTGCGGGGACATCGCGTACGAAGTGACCGAACCGATCACGACCGTCCACAACTGCCATTGCACGCGCTGCCAGAAGGGACGCGCCGCCGCCCACACGACCAACGGTTTCACGTCGGCGGACGGCGTCACCTTCGTGCGCGGCGAGGACAAGCTCGTGACCTACAAGCTGCCGGAGGCCAAGTCGTTCGCCCAGACGTTCTGTTCGCGCTGCGGCTCCGCCATGCCACGCGTCAACAAGGAAGCCGGTTACGCCGCGATCCCGTTCGGTTCGCTGGACGATGACCCAGGCCGTGGCGCCGACGACCACATCTACACGAGCTCCAAGGCCGTCTGGTACGACATCGAAGACGACCTGCCGCAATACGTCGCATTGCCGGACTGA
- a CDS encoding SRPBCC family protein — protein MELKFEISGRINKPVEEVFEAVANPDELSGYFTTGGAQGRLETGATVSWKFHDFPETIPVTVVEVEQNRRIILQWEADDTTGDPDGPYDTTVTMRFEPLEDGRTLVSIAEEGWRRNEAGLRSSYGNCSGWMQMLCAMKGYLEHGVNLREGMFR, from the coding sequence ATGGAGCTCAAGTTCGAGATTAGCGGCCGGATCAACAAACCGGTCGAGGAGGTGTTCGAGGCTGTCGCCAATCCCGACGAACTCTCCGGCTACTTCACGACCGGCGGCGCCCAGGGGCGGCTTGAGACCGGCGCCACCGTGTCATGGAAGTTCCACGACTTCCCGGAGACGATTCCGGTGACGGTCGTCGAAGTCGAACAGAACCGCCGTATCATCCTGCAATGGGAAGCCGACGACACGACCGGTGATCCCGACGGCCCTTACGACACCACGGTCACCATGCGCTTCGAGCCGCTTGAGGACGGCCGCACCCTCGTCTCGATTGCCGAAGAAGGTTGGCGCCGCAATGAAGCGGGCCTCAGGTCATCCTATGGCAATTGCAGCGGTTGGATGCAGATGCTGTGCGCCATGAAGGGTTACCTGGAGCATGGCGTCAATCTGCGCGAGGGCATGTTCCGTTAA
- a CDS encoding glutathione S-transferase family protein yields the protein MKIVSFKICPFVQRVTALLEAKRLDYDVAFIELSDKPQWFLDISPTGQVPILITDDGDVLFESDAIVEYIDEAYPALEPDIPLETKAANRAWSYLATKNYLVQCSAQRSPSENVLRERADKLGKAFDTIEKQVGGTPFFGGETMGMVDIAWLTLLHRTDIIRQRTCFDFLGDRPNLKAWRDSILATGLAEKSVAPDFEDAFAAFYLSDQTFLGRGCAVENGTFADACATDACC from the coding sequence ATGAAAATCGTCAGTTTCAAGATTTGTCCCTTTGTTCAGCGTGTTACGGCGTTGCTCGAGGCCAAGAGACTGGATTATGACGTCGCGTTCATCGAACTCAGCGATAAACCGCAGTGGTTCCTGGATATCTCGCCGACCGGGCAGGTCCCTATTCTGATCACCGATGACGGCGATGTCCTGTTTGAGTCCGATGCCATCGTCGAATACATCGACGAGGCCTATCCTGCCTTGGAACCAGATATTCCTCTGGAAACCAAGGCGGCCAACCGCGCTTGGAGCTATCTGGCGACCAAAAACTATCTCGTCCAGTGCAGCGCCCAGCGCAGCCCCAGCGAGAACGTGTTGCGGGAACGGGCCGACAAGCTTGGAAAGGCGTTTGATACGATCGAGAAGCAGGTGGGTGGCACGCCCTTCTTTGGCGGCGAGACCATGGGTATGGTGGATATCGCCTGGCTAACCTTGCTTCACCGCACTGACATCATCCGGCAGCGCACTTGTTTCGACTTTCTCGGCGACCGGCCGAATCTGAAGGCTTGGCGCGACAGCATCCTGGCGACAGGTCTTGCCGAAAAGTCAGTCGCCCCTGACTTTGAAGACGCGTTCGCCGCGTTCTATCTGTCCGACCAAACGTTCCTTGGGCGCGGTTGCGCGGTCGAGAACGGCACGTTCGCCGATGCATGCGCCACCGATGCTTGTTGTTAG
- a CDS encoding cytochrome P450 — translation MFDKMKLQMKAGMAFRGAGAGLFAPDRIDEAIALYDEIRKVDPVFKLDSHTWLLSRYDDAKAVLRDTRFSNNDGSDVSDAEDDQGYHTLTRSMLYLDPPDHTRLRRLVQQAFQPRHINQLEGAIEEAVDGLLDAAVPKGHMDLMAELAHPLPVWVICTMLDVPLEDRDEIQALAVDSALLLDYEFLDEATRERGLKNSLTLRAYFDDLIDKRRANPGDDIMSGLITAETDGQRLTQDELVSMADLLFVAGHETTVNLIGNGTRAMLDHPGSLERLAAEPDLVPSAVEECLRYTPSVTLNGRIASEELTIADKTVEKGSYIIIPTDAVNRDPLRFPDPHRFDIARADNAHLTFSIGPHICLGASLARLEAKVAWRKLLARVQDIQATAPSPWRPHVNLRGLESLNVSFRAAS, via the coding sequence ATGTTCGACAAAATGAAGCTGCAGATGAAGGCCGGCATGGCGTTTCGCGGCGCCGGTGCCGGTCTGTTCGCGCCTGACAGGATTGACGAGGCAATCGCGCTATATGACGAGATCCGCAAGGTCGACCCCGTCTTTAAGTTGGACTCCCATACCTGGCTCCTGTCGCGCTACGACGATGCCAAGGCGGTGCTGCGCGACACCCGCTTCAGCAACAATGACGGATCGGATGTAAGCGACGCCGAAGACGACCAGGGCTATCACACCCTGACGCGCTCGATGCTGTATCTCGACCCGCCCGACCACACCAGGCTGCGCCGTCTGGTCCAACAGGCGTTCCAGCCCCGGCACATCAATCAGCTTGAGGGTGCGATCGAAGAGGCCGTCGACGGGTTGCTCGATGCGGCGGTACCGAAGGGCCACATGGACCTGATGGCCGAGCTCGCTCATCCGCTGCCCGTCTGGGTGATCTGCACGATGCTCGACGTGCCGCTGGAGGACCGCGATGAGATCCAAGCATTGGCGGTCGATTCAGCGTTGCTTCTGGATTACGAGTTTCTCGACGAGGCAACGCGCGAGCGCGGACTGAAGAACTCGCTCACGTTGCGCGCCTATTTTGACGACCTGATCGATAAACGACGCGCCAACCCGGGCGACGACATCATGAGCGGCTTGATCACCGCTGAAACGGATGGCCAGCGCCTGACACAGGATGAGTTGGTCTCGATGGCCGACCTGCTGTTCGTCGCCGGTCACGAAACGACCGTCAATCTGATCGGCAACGGCACCCGCGCCATGCTCGACCACCCGGGCTCGCTGGAACGGCTGGCGGCGGAGCCCGATCTGGTTCCTTCCGCTGTCGAGGAATGCCTGCGCTACACGCCGTCCGTGACGCTCAACGGCCGTATCGCGTCGGAGGAACTGACCATCGCCGACAAGACCGTCGAGAAAGGCAGCTACATCATCATCCCGACCGACGCGGTCAACCGCGACCCCCTGCGGTTTCCCGATCCCCATCGCTTCGACATCGCGCGCGCCGACAACGCCCACCTCACCTTTTCCATCGGCCCGCACATCTGCCTCGGCGCCTCGCTGGCCAGGCTCGAGGCGAAGGTCGCGTGGCGCAAGCTGTTGGCCCGCGTCCAGGATATCCAGGCGACCGCGCCGTCGCCGTGGCGCCCGCACGTCAACCTGCGCGGCCTTGAGTCCCTCAACGTGTCGTTTCGGGCGGCTTCATGA
- a CDS encoding GFA family protein translates to MTHCHCSMCRKAHGAPFGTYTDVEAKDFRWLSGEDAIVVYESSPGFARAFCGRCGSVTPEHAQGDTFYIPVGALNEDPGVKAGAHIFASSKAPWHIIAGDLEQHDGYPDPDDGPNIQRPAQESPTDGVLHGSCLCGDIAYEVTTPITAVYNCHCNRCQKARAAAHTTNGFTSADGVTFVRGEDELVTYKPPDAKHFSQVFCSRCGSPMPRISRERNVAVIPFGSLDDDPGRGADQHIFTDSKASWYDIEDDLPQSVAMPD, encoded by the coding sequence ATGACCCATTGTCACTGTTCTATGTGCCGCAAGGCCCACGGCGCGCCGTTCGGCACCTACACCGACGTCGAGGCAAAGGACTTTCGTTGGCTCTCCGGCGAAGACGCGATTGTTGTCTATGAGTCGTCGCCCGGCTTTGCGCGCGCGTTTTGCGGCCGCTGTGGATCGGTGACACCCGAACATGCCCAAGGCGACACATTCTATATCCCGGTCGGCGCGCTGAATGAGGACCCCGGCGTCAAGGCCGGCGCCCATATCTTTGCTTCCTCCAAGGCGCCCTGGCACATCATTGCTGGTGACCTGGAACAACACGACGGTTACCCAGACCCCGACGACGGCCCCAACATCCAACGCCCCGCACAGGAAAGTCCCACCGACGGCGTGCTGCATGGAAGCTGCCTGTGCGGCGACATCGCCTATGAGGTGACGACGCCGATTACCGCGGTCTACAACTGTCATTGCAACCGGTGCCAAAAAGCGCGCGCCGCCGCCCACACCACCAACGGTTTCACGTCGGCTGACGGCGTAACCTTTGTTCGCGGCGAGGACGAGCTTGTGACCTACAAGCCGCCGGACGCTAAACACTTCTCGCAGGTTTTCTGTTCGCGTTGCGGCTCACCGATGCCGCGCATCAGTAGAGAACGCAACGTGGCGGTCATTCCGTTCGGCTCCCTCGACGACGATCCCGGCCGCGGCGCCGATCAGCACATCTTCACCGACTCGAAGGCGTCCTGGTACGACATTGAGGACGACCTGCCGCAGTCCGTCGCGATGCCGGATTAG
- a CDS encoding TetR/AcrR family transcriptional regulator, with product MSAPAPRWNRRPETRRDELLDAATSLLQKMPLAQIKVSDITDAAGTAKGTFYTYFKSKEALYRALNERYLDGLTAVRDNAKAAAANKDWLTQLDDTIAAMIDYMYVNDDLIEVWEREGYNTEYYDIFEIGTNRIISEIAVDLGRNAAEGHITCDDPLATANLIVHAIDGAVSHDMTGRNRNALGPQRMTAAAQAMVRAMLA from the coding sequence ATGAGCGCGCCCGCGCCCCGCTGGAACCGCCGCCCGGAGACGCGCCGCGACGAGTTGCTCGACGCGGCGACGTCGCTTCTGCAAAAGATGCCGCTGGCGCAAATCAAGGTTAGCGACATTACCGATGCCGCCGGCACCGCGAAGGGCACCTTCTACACCTACTTCAAGTCGAAGGAGGCGCTCTACCGCGCGCTCAACGAACGTTACCTGGACGGCCTGACGGCGGTGCGCGACAACGCCAAGGCCGCGGCCGCGAATAAGGACTGGCTCACCCAGCTCGACGACACCATCGCGGCGATGATCGACTACATGTACGTCAACGACGACCTGATCGAGGTGTGGGAGCGAGAGGGCTACAACACCGAGTACTACGATATCTTCGAGATCGGCACCAACCGCATCATCTCCGAGATCGCCGTCGATCTGGGCCGGAACGCGGCCGAGGGGCACATCACCTGTGACGACCCGCTGGCGACTGCCAACCTCATCGTTCACGCCATCGATGGCGCGGTCAGCCACGACATGACCGGGCGCAACCGCAATGCG